A window from Triticum aestivum cultivar Chinese Spring chromosome 6D, IWGSC CS RefSeq v2.1, whole genome shotgun sequence encodes these proteins:
- the LOC123146169 gene encoding uncharacterized protein isoform X1: MSASITVTYKRKRGASRAQAADAATPEPRPVSSGGVADPEAPEDGADADKDLLNRYDHPASTQQQHLCKSMQESAREEAPKPCAHATEKEQKEIPLCEPLPRMERPEICSVTTLPIAEACNDKLQCTNDAVNPIPAPSSVCYLRHADGTTNQAEDSNNSAHVVINSHQGPEDSIRPSQCKNRFSPQLTFRRRVKRKIDLDEAAEGNYMNNGKGYSTLACSPASLSVNATALLEVTNADSLDIADKVATEGTSIGLTVPAQRLLEQKSSCMLKSKMQHTVSTQHIEDVNQALTSERDGTPVSEFTSVQVISEPDVRAEDLSKTLGRVNEAPKVVEMKELHDDPPESQGSTKHIPVIILDGDNDERARGKLLENSKVPDQVVQEENKTRFNFGKFNLNSVELSQERLLNLNDSSVQRLPDQDHFGTERKQVSQPIERLFFTKEKETVHDKEQHQEGTSTLHTLYPNFYDPALSWKAGSSKEPKSMPSELKFRIMDKAPESSLELRLDSFQDSGMSALSHDKLFHGGKSSGSHVLTERVGTYSYRRRQVTWSEEELDFLWIGVRRYGTNNWNAMLRDTRLRFSSSRMAEDLAKQWNKEQKKLLGVDLQSIRTSALGSAPPPHIAEDYAGSSSCTGCSKPPFLAAQSDLSLRDVHLQNAHSSDRGQHYLSNLGRFNLHGIDNVPRNLSLGGFPGASPSQGRTGSRRRKTTKLQKPYYDNRSHWCQELPQRMPAQLVPINQQPINSLPQWLTKGAETGKSWLNPETWSSASQAPGHSVADPLNDSLRAAAFLFPDDKKPHAMPDASLKLALKRKAEWRSLGKKLFRTSGDTLDLNQRAAAMAAGPSGATPSDTGASSEETVSDS; encoded by the exons ATGAGCGCCAGCATCACGGTGACCTACAAGAGGAAGCGTGGCGCGTCGCGCGCCCAGGCGGCTGATGCCGCCACTCCGGAGCCTCGTCCTGTTTCTAGCGGTGGGGTTGCCGACCCCGAAGCCCCGGAAGACGGGGCGGACGCTGATAAAGACCTGTTGAACCGATATGATCAT CCTGCCTCTACACAGCAACAGCATCTCTGCAAGTCAATGCAAGAAAGCGCCAGAGAAGAAGCACCTAAGCCATGTGCACATgcaacagagaaagaacaaaaGGAAATCCCATTGTGCGAACCATTGCCACGGATGGAGCGACCTGAGATTTGTTCTGTCACCACTCTCCCAATAGCAGAGGCGTGTAATGATAAATTACAATGCACCAATGATGCAGTTAATCCCATCCCTGCTCCCAGTTCTGTATGCTATCTCAGACATGCTGATGGGACAACTAATCAAGCAGAGGATTCTAATAACTCTGCTCATGTGGTAATAAATTCTCATCAAGGCCCAGAAGATAGTATCAGACCTAGTCAATGTAAGAACAGATTTAGTCCTCAGCTCACCTTCCGGAGGCGTGTTAAAAGGAAAATTGATTTGGATGAGGCAGCAGAGGGAAATTATATGAATAACGGCAAAGGGTACTCAACACTGGCATGTAGCCCAGCAAGTTTGTCAGTTAATGCTACAGCCTTGCTTGAAGTAACTAATGCTGATTCTTTGGATATTGCAGATAAG GTAGCTACAGAAGGAACAAGTATTGGATTAACTGTACCAGCTCAACGCTTGCTTGAACAAAAAAG TTCATGCATGCTAAAATCTAAAATGCAGCATACGGTTTCCACACAGCATATTGAAGATGTAAACCAAGCCTTAACTTCAGAACGGGATGGTACACCAGTTTCAGAATTTACTAGCGTGCAAGTGATCAGTGAGCCAGATGTAAGAGCGGAGGACTTGAGCAAAACTCTAGGTCGTGTTAATGAAGCACCAAAAGTTGTTGAAATGAAGGAGTTACATG ATGATCCTCCAGAATCCCAAGGTTCAACAAAACATATTCCAGTAATTATCTTGGACGGTGATAATGATGAGAGGGCCAGGGGTAAACTGCTGGAAAATTCAAAGGTTCCTGATCAAGTAGTCCAGGAGGAAAACAAAACCAGATTTAATTTTGGGAAGTTCAACCTGAATTCGGTTGAATTATCTCAAGAGAGGCTTCTCAATCTGAATGACTCGTCTGTTCAAAGGCTGCCAGATCAG GATCATTTTGGTACTGAACGAAAACAAGTTTCTCAACCAATTGAAAGGTTATTTTTTACAAAGGAGAAAGAAACCGTCCATGATAAAGAACAACATCAAGAGGGAACCTCAACATTACATACCTTGTACCCAAATTTTTATGATCCGGCTCTGTCATGGAAAGCTGGGAGTTCCAAGGAACCAAAGAGCATGCCTTCAGAACTGAAATTCAGAATAATGGATAAGGCTCCTGAGTCCAGTTTGGAACTCCGCTTGGATAGTTTCCAAGACAGTGGCATGTCTGCCCTTAGTCACGATAAGTTATTTCATGGAGGCAAGTCCAGTGGATCTCATGTACTGACAGAAAGGGTTGGCACATATTCCTACAGAAGGCGTCAGGTTACCTGGTCGGAAGAAGAGTTAGATTTTCTGTGGATTGGAGTGAGGAGGTATGGAACGAATAACTGGAACGCAATGCTTAGGGATACACGGCTACGGTTCTCAAGCTCAAGAATGGCTGAGGACCTTGCTAAACAATGGAACAAGGAGCAAAAGAAACTTCTAGGTGTAGATCTTCAATCAATAAGAACATCTGCTTTAGGTTCTGCACCGCCTCCCCATATAGCAGAAGATTATGCTGGAAGCAGTTCGTGCACTGGATGCTCAAAGCCTCCATTTCTTGCAGCCCAATCGGACCTTTCCTTGCGCGACGTGCACCTTCAGAATGCTCACTCTTCAGATAGAGGCCAACATTATTTGTCAAACCTTGGCAGGTTTAACCTTCATGGAATCGACAATGTGCCGAGAAATTTGTCTCTGGGAGGCTTCCCTGGAGCTTCTCCCTCACAGGGGAGAACTGGGAGCAGGCGTAGGAAGACAACCAAGCTTCAAAAGCCATACTATGACAACAGGTCACACTGGTGCCAAGAACTACCACAGAGGATGCCGGCTCAGCTCGTTCCCATCAACCAACAACCAATCAACAGCCTTCCTCAGTGGCTTACCAAGGGCGCCGAGACCGGTAAAAGCTGGCTTAACCCGGAGACGTGGTCGAGCGCGTCGCAGGCGCCAGGCCATTCTGTCGCAGATCCACTGAATGACAGCCTGAGGGCTGCCGCCTTTCTGTTCCCCGACGACAAGAAACCACATGCCATGCCCGACGCCTCTTTGAAGCTGGCGCTGAAGAGGAAAGCGGAGTGGCGCAGTCTAGGCAAGAAGCTTTTCCGGACCAGCGGTGACACCTTGGATCTAAACCAGAGGGCTGCTGCTATGGCAGCAGGGCCGAGCGGCGCCACCCCGAGCGACACCGGCGCGTCGTCTGAAGAGACGGTGTCAGATAGCTGA
- the LOC123146169 gene encoding uncharacterized protein isoform X2, which yields MSASITVTYKRKRGASRAQAADAATPEPRPVSSGGVADPEAPEDGADADKDLLNRYDHQQHLCKSMQESAREEAPKPCAHATEKEQKEIPLCEPLPRMERPEICSVTTLPIAEACNDKLQCTNDAVNPIPAPSSVCYLRHADGTTNQAEDSNNSAHVVINSHQGPEDSIRPSQCKNRFSPQLTFRRRVKRKIDLDEAAEGNYMNNGKGYSTLACSPASLSVNATALLEVTNADSLDIADKVATEGTSIGLTVPAQRLLEQKSSCMLKSKMQHTVSTQHIEDVNQALTSERDGTPVSEFTSVQVISEPDVRAEDLSKTLGRVNEAPKVVEMKELHDDPPESQGSTKHIPVIILDGDNDERARGKLLENSKVPDQVVQEENKTRFNFGKFNLNSVELSQERLLNLNDSSVQRLPDQDHFGTERKQVSQPIERLFFTKEKETVHDKEQHQEGTSTLHTLYPNFYDPALSWKAGSSKEPKSMPSELKFRIMDKAPESSLELRLDSFQDSGMSALSHDKLFHGGKSSGSHVLTERVGTYSYRRRQVTWSEEELDFLWIGVRRYGTNNWNAMLRDTRLRFSSSRMAEDLAKQWNKEQKKLLGVDLQSIRTSALGSAPPPHIAEDYAGSSSCTGCSKPPFLAAQSDLSLRDVHLQNAHSSDRGQHYLSNLGRFNLHGIDNVPRNLSLGGFPGASPSQGRTGSRRRKTTKLQKPYYDNRSHWCQELPQRMPAQLVPINQQPINSLPQWLTKGAETGKSWLNPETWSSASQAPGHSVADPLNDSLRAAAFLFPDDKKPHAMPDASLKLALKRKAEWRSLGKKLFRTSGDTLDLNQRAAAMAAGPSGATPSDTGASSEETVSDS from the exons ATGAGCGCCAGCATCACGGTGACCTACAAGAGGAAGCGTGGCGCGTCGCGCGCCCAGGCGGCTGATGCCGCCACTCCGGAGCCTCGTCCTGTTTCTAGCGGTGGGGTTGCCGACCCCGAAGCCCCGGAAGACGGGGCGGACGCTGATAAAGACCTGTTGAACCGATATGATCAT CAACAGCATCTCTGCAAGTCAATGCAAGAAAGCGCCAGAGAAGAAGCACCTAAGCCATGTGCACATgcaacagagaaagaacaaaaGGAAATCCCATTGTGCGAACCATTGCCACGGATGGAGCGACCTGAGATTTGTTCTGTCACCACTCTCCCAATAGCAGAGGCGTGTAATGATAAATTACAATGCACCAATGATGCAGTTAATCCCATCCCTGCTCCCAGTTCTGTATGCTATCTCAGACATGCTGATGGGACAACTAATCAAGCAGAGGATTCTAATAACTCTGCTCATGTGGTAATAAATTCTCATCAAGGCCCAGAAGATAGTATCAGACCTAGTCAATGTAAGAACAGATTTAGTCCTCAGCTCACCTTCCGGAGGCGTGTTAAAAGGAAAATTGATTTGGATGAGGCAGCAGAGGGAAATTATATGAATAACGGCAAAGGGTACTCAACACTGGCATGTAGCCCAGCAAGTTTGTCAGTTAATGCTACAGCCTTGCTTGAAGTAACTAATGCTGATTCTTTGGATATTGCAGATAAG GTAGCTACAGAAGGAACAAGTATTGGATTAACTGTACCAGCTCAACGCTTGCTTGAACAAAAAAG TTCATGCATGCTAAAATCTAAAATGCAGCATACGGTTTCCACACAGCATATTGAAGATGTAAACCAAGCCTTAACTTCAGAACGGGATGGTACACCAGTTTCAGAATTTACTAGCGTGCAAGTGATCAGTGAGCCAGATGTAAGAGCGGAGGACTTGAGCAAAACTCTAGGTCGTGTTAATGAAGCACCAAAAGTTGTTGAAATGAAGGAGTTACATG ATGATCCTCCAGAATCCCAAGGTTCAACAAAACATATTCCAGTAATTATCTTGGACGGTGATAATGATGAGAGGGCCAGGGGTAAACTGCTGGAAAATTCAAAGGTTCCTGATCAAGTAGTCCAGGAGGAAAACAAAACCAGATTTAATTTTGGGAAGTTCAACCTGAATTCGGTTGAATTATCTCAAGAGAGGCTTCTCAATCTGAATGACTCGTCTGTTCAAAGGCTGCCAGATCAG GATCATTTTGGTACTGAACGAAAACAAGTTTCTCAACCAATTGAAAGGTTATTTTTTACAAAGGAGAAAGAAACCGTCCATGATAAAGAACAACATCAAGAGGGAACCTCAACATTACATACCTTGTACCCAAATTTTTATGATCCGGCTCTGTCATGGAAAGCTGGGAGTTCCAAGGAACCAAAGAGCATGCCTTCAGAACTGAAATTCAGAATAATGGATAAGGCTCCTGAGTCCAGTTTGGAACTCCGCTTGGATAGTTTCCAAGACAGTGGCATGTCTGCCCTTAGTCACGATAAGTTATTTCATGGAGGCAAGTCCAGTGGATCTCATGTACTGACAGAAAGGGTTGGCACATATTCCTACAGAAGGCGTCAGGTTACCTGGTCGGAAGAAGAGTTAGATTTTCTGTGGATTGGAGTGAGGAGGTATGGAACGAATAACTGGAACGCAATGCTTAGGGATACACGGCTACGGTTCTCAAGCTCAAGAATGGCTGAGGACCTTGCTAAACAATGGAACAAGGAGCAAAAGAAACTTCTAGGTGTAGATCTTCAATCAATAAGAACATCTGCTTTAGGTTCTGCACCGCCTCCCCATATAGCAGAAGATTATGCTGGAAGCAGTTCGTGCACTGGATGCTCAAAGCCTCCATTTCTTGCAGCCCAATCGGACCTTTCCTTGCGCGACGTGCACCTTCAGAATGCTCACTCTTCAGATAGAGGCCAACATTATTTGTCAAACCTTGGCAGGTTTAACCTTCATGGAATCGACAATGTGCCGAGAAATTTGTCTCTGGGAGGCTTCCCTGGAGCTTCTCCCTCACAGGGGAGAACTGGGAGCAGGCGTAGGAAGACAACCAAGCTTCAAAAGCCATACTATGACAACAGGTCACACTGGTGCCAAGAACTACCACAGAGGATGCCGGCTCAGCTCGTTCCCATCAACCAACAACCAATCAACAGCCTTCCTCAGTGGCTTACCAAGGGCGCCGAGACCGGTAAAAGCTGGCTTAACCCGGAGACGTGGTCGAGCGCGTCGCAGGCGCCAGGCCATTCTGTCGCAGATCCACTGAATGACAGCCTGAGGGCTGCCGCCTTTCTGTTCCCCGACGACAAGAAACCACATGCCATGCCCGACGCCTCTTTGAAGCTGGCGCTGAAGAGGAAAGCGGAGTGGCGCAGTCTAGGCAAGAAGCTTTTCCGGACCAGCGGTGACACCTTGGATCTAAACCAGAGGGCTGCTGCTATGGCAGCAGGGCCGAGCGGCGCCACCCCGAGCGACACCGGCGCGTCGTCTGAAGAGACGGTGTCAGATAGCTGA